The DNA window AATGTGTCTGAAGTCTTCGGAGTGACGTGGTATGATTTCGGGTGGCCATATCCCACCACCCAAAAATCACCCAGCACACCCACCGAAAGCCACCCGTGGTGCGGAATCACGTAGAACGGCAAACGGATGTTTGGGCGCCCATTCAgctgcattttaaattatgcGATGCGTTGGGACTTGGCTCGCAAttcgcagatacagatacagatagcAACACGGATTCGAATTGGGATTCGGTTAAAAAAGGCACGGCAGGAATGAAATCGaaacttattaaatatttagcaagTGGATGAATgagtttacattttttgcttGACTTTATGATAATGCGCTGGCCATAAAGCCAAAATGTAAAACGAAGAACCCcacacatgtatgtacatatgtgcccCCCTGCCAGCAGACCCCCATCCTTTTCCCTCTCTAGACCACAATCTAAGCCCCATCGGAGATGAGCTGGTAAAACCTGCGAATCGCTTGCAAAATATCCATGAATTTTCCGTTTGATATTTGCAACTGATtactgcaactgcaagtgcaattgcaactgcaacttgtTTGCCCACCTGCGAGTGAATTCAGGTCCGATCTCAGCTGACCTTTTGTTTGTCTTGCCCggtaatttataaatatttgattgcCTCAGGGGGACAAACAGGACGAAGGACACGGAAGTCCGACGGGGAGAGGGGAGGGTGCTCAACTGTGCTGACTGAAACAATCAACACGTTTAAAcgatttcattaatttatttacgacTCGGCAGCTCCGTTTTTTTAAACGGTTTCCCAATTAAAGTTGTGGGTTGTATGGCGGTTTAAAGGGTTTAATGGTGATATTTTACGGAAAATCATTACAGCTAATTATCATTTACTAAAGgatataattcatttttaattcaaatCAGTTAAAGCTAATTTACATATATGCAGTTTTTTCGTAGAACCTTATACacttacaaaataaataacccATAAGCGTTCAATACtgtacaataaataaacatgagGGGCTTGAAGTAAGCCACGGAAATCGCATAAATTAGCGAGGATTCAGGAGTAAGAACTCCAAGGATACacaaaaggaaaggagactCCATAAAATGTTTCACATATTGTGCTAGATATTCATGgaaaataatgcaataaaaattcacAGCCACAGACGGCGACAACGAAATAAAGACAAGCCACCAAGGTGTCTTAGATGCCGCGTAATCCCCGGAAAACCCAACCTAAACACACATAGGACATGCGGAATCTCAAGTGTGGGTGGGCGTGGTGCTGTACAAATTTTTTACGCTTTTTTATTTCATCTGGAGATTTGCACTTGAGCGAAAGCCggcgacaaaaaaaaaaaaagcagcgaCGACGACACTTTGGTTACGCTCCAGAGTAACACTTAACCGCTCTGAATGtgaatgtttgtttttctggcctttttttcttgtttttgggCCCGGTTGGGTGGATTATTCAGCGGCAATCCACAATCTACAATCCGCTTGCCACTTGCCGCACctccacttgccacttgctacttgccacttgccccATCATCGTTGTGACTTGAACTGGAATTTGAAACAACAGCCGGAGcatgtaaaaatgttttgcaaaaTGCCCAGGAGATgcacataaaatatttaacagaCAAGCCCTAGAACTTTTCCCAACCACCCATGTGGGTGACTCCTCCTGGTTAATCATTTGTTTCCTTTTCCCCAGCCTCAAGTGCAATAATCTGTCTCGGTTCCATTTAAGCGGGGATCCCCAACAAGTTAAGgcaacaatttccatttttcccGCGCCTCTTGAAAACCCAACAGCCGCCAAAGCAACTTTCTTAACAaacagcaataataatataatgatGAACAACAGGAGAGtttttgaaaagaaaaaagcaagCAAACTTTTCCTGCAGTCAGCAGGCCCAAGCGACACATTTCAATTGCCAAGTTCAGATCTCTGGAGGGTTAACAAAGTTAAACAACATTTCAGCTACCTCTAAATGttggcaaatttaaaaaaaaaaatctttttaaatttacataataataGGTTTTTGTAGGAGAACTGGTAATTTGCAGCCTTAGATAATTAATGCATTAATGCAACAAACATTTTGACCagtttaaatattcaaaaaattatttcattttacgGAAGTAAGATGTACTTGTATTTATATAGACCTTAATCATCATAAACTACACACCTTGtgttttatatacatatatacatatgtatatcacTGTGACTTAGCTAATGGAAAGGGCAGCATCCCAAACTGAATTAAAGCCCATAAGCATGTTGGCCTATAAACGCCATTTTACAACGTGTTTATGGCTCTATTTGCGATGTTCCCCAACCTCTTTAGCAACCCTGAGCCACTGCGAATCCATTTCTATATATCATAATCAtctcgaaatggaaatgggctGCAACTGTGCCACATCATACATCAAGCTCAAGGCGCGACATTCTCATGCATACCTGAGCAGCTCCACTGCCTTTATCCCCCCTTTTACGCTTAGCAAATTAAAGTAAACTCGCTTAGCGGTGccatcaaataaataatttttatagactgcaaacaaaaaaaaagttatataaaaaagaGAGCAGTCATAAAGAAATGATGAATTGTTTCGATTTAAGGCTGCCACCAGTCCACAACACCTGTAAACACTTGAAACTTTGTGGCCAACAAGCGTCTAACAATTTGCATCTCGCACGTTTTTGTTCTCATTTTTTTGCAGCTTCGACCGCGACCAGCCCTTCACATTCCAATTGGGCGCCGGCCAGGTGATTAAGGGTTGGGATCAGGGTCTGCTGAACATGTGCGTGGGTAAGTGCCGAACAAAAAGTGCTTTGCGATAAGTGTAAACTAAATTGGAGTTTGCTTTGAAATGCAGGTGAGAAGCGCAAGCTGACCATTCCTCCCCAGCTGGGCTACGGTGACCAGGGTGCCGGCAACGTGATCCCACCCAAGGCCACCCTTCTCTTCGACGTGGAGCTGATCAACATCGGCAACGCCCCGCCCACCACCAACGTGTTCAAGGAGATCGACGATAACGCCGACAAGCAGCTGAGTCGCGAAGAGGTAATCGTCTATGTATGGATCGCACTTTTGTTATATATACATGTCTCTCTACACTGAAATATCCGTTGGACGTGGGAACAGTTACTAACCCTAAGGCAAAATATCACTACACTTTCTGTAGATTAGAGCAATAATTCAACTATTTCCATAAGTAAGAACTAATTTGTGGTATTGTTTATGCGCTACAGGTCAGCGAGTATCTGAAGAAGCAGATGACCGCCGTGGAGGGACAGGATTCCGATGAGCTGAAGAACATGCTGGCTGAGAACGACAAGCTTGTGGAGGAGATCTTCCAGCACGAGGATAAGGACAAGAACGGCTTCATCTCGCACGAGGAGTTCTCCGGACCCAAACACGACGAGCTGTAGTGCTCAATCATGGGGCCAACAGCGAAGGGACACGAGTGCTTAAGTTATATAAAACccaaatatatacacaaaacTAAAACATATACAACAGATGAGGCGCCAGCCGAGCAATAAATCGAGTGCAACTAATGCTTCCCGATGTCATTTTGTATATAGCATACATATCAGCATCTAAACACCAACACATTAGTGGAGTGCATTATTAGTTTGTGTGTCTGTCCCCCGGTACTAGACGTAGTTTAAATTATGTACAATCTGCGAGAGAATGAACAtcatttttatatacatttataggttgttatatattttgtgtCGTCTGCGGGTGGTGACGATTTTTAGACCCATCGTAAAGATAATATTCATATCGTATATTTGTAAATCAGACACACGCTCAAGACGAAGTCAATTGAAAcactttaaattgaataaagaATTGCTATCAATAATTTAACAAGACGCCACAGTTGTTTTTCTAATTTCCACACAAATTTAAACAGCCATTTCATCAACAGTTTTAATATAGTTGTTATTCATATATACTCGAGTGGTAAATGTGTAAAGCATATTAAAGAACATCACATACAAATCTATATATTTAGGATTCTTAGATACTTTTTACTTTCAATGAAAACtcaaaactaataaaaatcaagAATAATATAACAGTTGAAGTGAAAGGTTAGCGATAGGTAAAACTGTATAGACAAAAACCAATCGATGAGctacttaaatatatacacagTTAACTAAGCCATCCAACAATGCCACTATCCTCATTACTTGCCCCATGGGTTCGTGTAGTTGTTGCCAGCTTTGATCGCATCGCGCTTAGAGTTAAGAAAGTTTCCGTTTGGCCTTCAGATCCAGCAGGAGAATTGCACTACGAGGGACTAAAGTCAAGCGTTCAGTATGTAGAAGATCAGCTCGAGAATGATTGGATCTTGAATGCCAGAAGACTCGCCATGCAGCGTGGCTATCAGATGGTTATCCAGCGCGTTCATGTACAGCGGCGCTAGTTTGGAGCCCCGGGCTCCGGCTTCATAGCCCACCTAAGAGTGGAGAATATcagttatttttaattgcttccggttttttttttttaaacatacgTTATCCTGGTCGAGAGTGACTCTTAAGCCAAGTTTATTAATGCCAGCCGCTGCTAAAAGATCAAGAAGAGGCAGCAGACCCATCGACGCACTACGAGCCAGTTGCTCCGCAATCCGAGTTATGTCCTCATAGTTTCCACCATTTGTTGCATACCAGTCCTCGCACTGCCAATGGAATTTATGCGAATTAGTAAAGTAATGTCGACCAAAGTGCTAGGGATTTAACCATACCTTTATAATGTAGATATCACTTAGGCGGATGGAATAGTTGGTATTGGAAAAGTTGAAGCTGGCCCATTTCAGCACACGCATGTTTGAGATGCCATCCATGGGCTGGTCATCAATGGGCGACTTAACCCTgtaagcaaattaaaattaaaatctctTCTTTACAAGCGAATGTCGAAAACTTACCCCACATTGATGTCACGATTATTGTCCACCCACTTAATGCTTACAATCTCACTCTGATCGTCGGTGGCGTCAATGGGGCCGCAGACGATGTCGATGTCGTTTTGGTTGCGCAACGCCTGACGCACTTCCTCCATTTTGGCTGGCATAATCTGTACCATTAGAC is part of the Drosophila yakuba strain Tai18E2 chromosome 2R, Prin_Dyak_Tai18E2_2.1, whole genome shotgun sequence genome and encodes:
- the LOC6530619 gene encoding FK506-binding protein 2 isoform X2, translated to MSKSILVFSCLLLVAISNSLVQAEDLKVDVISTPEVCEQKSKNGDSLTMHYTGTLQADGKKFDSSFDRDQPFTFQLGAGQVIKGWDQGLLNMCVGEKRKLTIPPQLGYGDQGAGNVIPPKATLLFDVELINIGNAPPTTNVFKEIDDNADKQLSREEVIVYVSEYLKKQMTAVEGQDSDELKNMLAENDKLVEEIFQHEDKDKNGFISHEEFSGPKHDEL
- the LOC6530619 gene encoding FK506-binding protein 2 isoform X1, whose protein sequence is MSKSILVFSCLLLVAISNSLVQAEDLKVDVISTPEVCEQKSKNGDSLTMHYTGTLQADGKKFDSSFDRDQPFTFQLGAGQVIKGWDQGLLNMCVGEKRKLTIPPQLGYGDQGAGNVIPPKATLLFDVELINIGNAPPTTNVFKEIDDNADKQLSREEVSEYLKKQMTAVEGQDSDELKNMLAENDKLVEEIFQHEDKDKNGFISHEEFSGPKHDEL